The sequence below is a genomic window from Nicotiana tomentosiformis chromosome 6, ASM39032v3, whole genome shotgun sequence.
CCTTTCCATGTTTCATCAATTATTTTAATcaattcatcttcttcttttttttgctttttctttgcGGGTTTTGCTTTTCCAGTCGAGAATTAGTACTCTAAATTGTGGGTATTTCTTATTTTACGTTCAAAGGCAGAAGTTCCTAGTTTATGTGtgtttttttgtttgtttatcTTTGTGGGTTCCGTCGagaaatttaagttatatacactagTTATATAAAGAATTTTTACACCATTAGTTCAATTTAAGTAGCCATAGCAAGTTATATTTGTCTATTTTCCATGGTACCATACCAAGCTTGCTGTGAAGATTTACCTGATGGTGTTAAAAATGTATACACTGAAGTGCGTAGAACTTAAACTCCTCCTTATTCTGATGCTTAAGTGAAGAAGTTCCTTTGCATAGAACTTAAACTCCTTATTTTGATGTTTAAGAGAAGGAAGTTCCTAATTTTGGGGAGTTTACTGTTTGGTTTTGCAGAGTGCAGGTGAGGTTCCAGCAGGGAAGAGGCGGAGAATAGAGAATCCAGGAATGCTGTCCACAGCTACTGCTGCAAGAACCCGGCAAGCACTTGCAGTGGTGAATGGGGGTGCATCAGATATGCCTCCAACTAGTGGTCCACCGAGTAGTGCTGATTCAGACTGCGGGATTGTTGAGTTTAGCAAAGAAGTTATTGAAGCTTTACTCACTGAGAAATTGAAAACCAAGAACAAATATAACATAAAGGTAAGTAGATAAGCTATTTTTTCCAATTAAGGCAATATTGGTATGAATATGGTTATTGTTTTGGTTAATTTGTAAAATTAAGGTTCTAACATTAAGTTGCAGAATTTTCAAATTAATGGCAATGTGTATCTGCTTCATGTCTGTTGATGCAAAGATTTTTGCTATTTCTATTAGGAAAAGTGTGGTCTTATGTCAGAGTATATAAGAAGACTCAAGTTATGTATTAAGTGGTTCCAGCAGcttgaagaaaactatattacAGAGCAGGCATCAATTAAAGGCTTGTTAGAGTTGGCTGAGAAAAAATGCAATGAGATAGGTATGGTTGTGTTGCATTAAAACGAGTTAGTTCTGTGGAATGAATTTTACACTTATATAAGCTTTTGTTTTCTTAGAGATGCTAATGAAAGCAAAAGAAGAAGAGTTGAATTCAATTATAATGGAATTGAGAAAAAATATAGAGGAACTTCAGGAAAAGTTTGCCAACGAGGAGTCAGCCAAGTTGGTACGCTTTGCAGGGCAATGTCATGAGTTTTTGGTTTGGATGTTTTTGGAGCTTactttatatatatgtttttctCGGAATAAATTGCTTAATATGTTGATTAGGAAGCAACGGATTCTTGTAATAGAGAGAAACATGCTAGAGAGGCAGCAGAGAAACTGCAAACTTCTCTTTCAGAAGAGCTCAAAAGAGCTCAACAAGATAATGCAAGTGCAAATCAGAAGGTAAAAAGAATTCTTCTATATATTGTTTTGGTTTCATTACAGTTGTGAATCCATTAGTAGGAATTTACATTCAGCCTATTATCTGCAGATTCAGTCACTAGATATCTCGTACAAGGGGCTACAGGAGTATAACAGAAATTTACAGGATTACAACAGTAGGCTCCAGAAAGACCTTGGAACTGTCAATGAAACACTGAAGCGCGTGGAGACGGAGAAAGCTGCGGTGGTTGAAAATCTCAGCACACTGAGGGGTCATTATACTTCTTTACAAGAACAAATCACTTCTTCAAGAGTAAGTCTTTAAGTTTTTCTTCTGCTTTTGTTATACACGTAGTTAGCAGCACTAGTGATACTCTCATGATCGTATCTATATACTTCTATTTCTGTATTTTCAGCATTGTCATCTGTCATTCATCTGCTGAAACTTGTAGTCTGTAGCAATAAATATTACTTCACTTCAGGAATGTTTAGCTCCTATCCGTGTCTTCTTTTGTTGATTTCTGCAAACTGTCCAGCAGCTTGCTATAAGGTCCAGAATATGATTGTTTTACAACTCTTTTCAGATTTCTGAATGATTGTTTATGATACTATAGGTGTTTTCTTTCTGGTTTGTTTCTGAAAGATGGGTTTTCATGTATTGTGTTGGGGTCTTTAATTTACTGATTTCATATAGGCTTTTCATGATATATTTCTCCGAGATGCAGTTTGTTCATCTTGATTATCTGGACTATTAAGTTGCATAATCTGAAGATCAGGTGTTGTCATCAACTGATTCATTTTCTTATTTTACCTTTCGACATCATCAGGCTCTTCAGGATGAGGCTGTCAAACAAAAAGAAGCTTTAGCAAGTGAAGTTGGGTTTTTGCGAGGAGATCTGCAAAAAATGAGGGATGATCGTGATCAGCAATCATTACAAGTCCAGGTTCTAACAGCTGAAGTAATAAAATATAAGGAATGCACTGGAAAATCTGTGGCTGAGTTAGATGGCATGACGATTAAGACCAATCAGCTGGAGGTTTGTCTGTTTTGATTTTTCTCATATGGGCAAAGGCAAATATATATCATCGGATGATAATATTTCTGAATTATTTCTCAGGAGACATGTTTGTCTCAGTGTGAACAAATAAAAAGATTGCAGCAACAACTTTCCTTTGCAGAGAAGAGAGTACAGGTGATACACACATTTCTATGCCATATGGAGACCCTTCAAGATTGAATTTATTGTGTTCCATCTAACCGCAAGAGCTTAGCGAAGATGTGCCTCTCAAATATTTCAAATGTTTAATCACTTTGTTAGATGTCCGACATGTCTTCCGTGAAGACAAAAGAAGAATATGAAGAGCAGAAGAATGTAATTTTTGATTTGCAAAATCGTCTTGCTGATGCCGAAACAAAAATTGTGGAAGGGGAGAAACTACGTAAAAGACTGCACAATACTATTTTGGTAATTTATGTTAACTATTGTGCAACTATCTTAATTTGACTTTTGGATTCTAACTAGAGGTTCACTTTGAATCTTCTGCCAATACAGGAATTGAAAGGCAATATTAGAGTTTTCTGCAGGGTGAGGCCGTTACTGTCTGATGGCACTGTCAGTGCAGCAGGGAAGGttatctcttttccaacatcaaCGGAAGCACAAGGAAGAGGCATCGATTTGACACAAAATGGTGTGCACTTGTTTGTAATGCATTCAACCAGAAGGAATTTGTATTTcccttttcatttttgttttattttgatATTGACCTTCTACATTTGTGTTGTTTTAAGGACAAAAGCTTTCATTCACATTTGACAAAGTTTTCATGCCCGAGGCCTCACAAGAAGATGTTTTTGTTGAGATCTCCCAACTTGTACAGAGTGCTCTTGACGGTTATAAGGTGAGATATCCTTTTATCTTTTGCACTACTGCAAATTACGTCTTAACTCTTGCAAAAGAATCAATACTCCGTACCATTCTATGTTATGTTTTCCTTAGAGGTTTCTGGTAAACTGATGTTACTTTTGAACAATTAACATTGGTTAATATCTtcaattgttttaaatcattTAAGGAAGCGAAAGCGAATGTTCATCAGCAGCCtctcaaaaattattatttcattaCCCTTCTTTTACTTCTCAGGTTTGCATATTTGCTTACGGTCAAACTGGTTCTGGTAAGACTCATACAATGGTGGGTAAGCCAGACTCTGATAATCAGAAAGGGCTTATACCGCGCTCTTTAGAGCAGGTATTTGAGACCAAGCAGTCTCTTCAAAACCAAGGGTGGAGTTATAAAATGCAGGTTAGCAATGGGGTTTGTCGTGATCGATTGGCTCTATTTGATTTGTTTCTATTCTCTGAAAGTGTTTTCACCATATTTCAGGTCTCAATGCTTGAAATTTACAATGAAACAATTCGGGATCTTTTATCACCATCAAATTCGTCTGGTTTTGATGCATCCCGACCAGAAAATGGAGGAAAGCAGTATGCAATCAAACATGACGCGAATGGCAATACTCATGTATCTGACCTGACAATTGTGGATGTTCATTGCTATAGTCAGGTCTCTAAACTTTTTGGGCTAGCAGCAGAAAGCAGGTATTAACACCTGGTTATTTTCTCATCAATCTTTTAAGCAAATTTTTATGTCATCAGCCTTTGCATAAGTAGGCTTCATATTTCTTCTTGATATCTGTAATTTACTGTTGAAACACTTCTTTTGCTACTTGGTACCTTTGATATGCGTTAATTCATATTTTAAATATAGTAGCAGATCCAGTTTTCCTATATTTGACTGAAATAGAGTTGAATCCGTGATACCTGTGTTTTATcaagttatttttctttttcgcCTTTGTGCAGATCTGTTGGGAAAACTCATATGAACCAACAGTCTTCAAGGAGCCATTTTGTCTTCACTCTGAGAATTTCGGGTGTGAATGAGGTTTGGACTGGCTAGACATTTAGCACGCCATTTTGATTGCTTCTTTTTATAAGCATATTTTCAGTTGACTAATAGTAGCCTATGTTAGAATACCGAGCAACAAGTACAAGGTGTACTCAACTTGATTGATCTTGCTGGAAGTGAGCGTCTATCCAAGAGTGGGTCTACTGGAGACCGGCTAAAAGAAACTCAGGTATAAGCATGAAACTCCTAATATCTTTTTAAAGAACTTGCCTATTTTCCAAGATGTTTCTTGCTACTTATTTCTCTGTTTTCCATGAGCTGCGTTCAGGCCATCAACAAGAGTCTATCGTCTCTAAGTGATGTCATATTTGCTTTAGCAAAGAAAGAGGAGCATGTGCCTTTTAGGAACTCAAAGCTTACATACCTTCTCCAGGTAAAAACAATTCAGCTCCTAGTTAAAATACAACATGGTTCTGGGTGTAATTTATTTGAGTCATAAGGCATTTCCACAACTAAACTAGTAGAGATAATAAAACACTTCCAGTATAAAGGTAGTCCTTATAGGACTGATCTATATATTCCCAATGTCATTTTAACAGTTGTGAAATGTGTCCATTATATTCACAATTTTTTTTTCCGCACCCCCTTATCTGTGCTGATTTATTGTCTTTCCACATCTAATGATTTTGGCATGTTTTATTCAGCCCTGTCTAGGTGGTAATTCAAAGACATTAATGTTTGTTAATGTTTCGCCGGATCCTTCTTCAGTGGGTGAATCCCTGTGTTCACTCCGATTTGCAGCACGGGTTAATGCATGCGAGATTGGGATCCCAAGGCGTCAAACTAGCTTGCGTCTCCCATCAGATTCTCGCTTAAGCTTTGGCTAACTTTTTGGCAGAACTCTCGTTCTAGCTTTTAGAATTGGTTGTCTGTAATTCTTTGTGTGGCAGTTCGATTTTAACTGAGAACTAAAATACCTCTAACAGCAATCCACCTCTAATTTGTATAGTGGTGAAAATAGTCTCTGCATCAGTAATAGCATGGGGCTTTTCCTTTCAGCCATATCTGTATTTACAAGGTTTTCTCCTTCTGTATTAATACTTGATTTATCACTTTACCTCCTCCTTGTACCACTTTATTGGAGAGATTTTTTGGTTGGAAATCTTAAAAAATGTGAAATAAATTACTTGAAGTATCCATAGTTGTTGCTCTCCAGGTTTCAAGTTAATTGTATTTTATTTGCACTTTAACTTTTTTGGATTTAACTTCATGGATGGTCATAATATCCACAGGTATCTTGCATAAATAATATTACTAGAAAATATTTCCGATAAAACATCTTCCCACTTTGCCTGAGTTCAGTTGATATTCCGTTAAACATGAAGGATTAGCCGATTAGGTAAAGTAACAAAAACATTAAACTTGGCTCCTTTACTCCCTTTCTTAGCTAATGCGTCTGCAACTGAGTTAGTTACTCTATAATTATGCAACGATTAATAAATTGCAAAACGTGTTGTATATGCGGAATTTTGTGGTAGATTACAAATCCAATTGAATCTACAATATTGAATGTGGATTTGAAGGAGAGAGAACACaacccaatttttttttttttttttttaactcccAAGTGAACATTTGTTTGTGAAATTGGGAATAAAGTTAGATTTGGACtgcaaaaaagaaaggaaaaaaaaaagaattttagttagcgtttggccatagatttccaaaatttgttttgaaaaatctgattttgaagtttggtttgaagatgaaaatgtgtttggacatcagttttcaaaacatatttcaatTTGTTTTTTAAACATGACTGATACCCATAAGttttaaaaactatcacaaatacccaacagtaggGGTGTACATGAACCAGATTGGCTCgtattttatcaaaaccaaaccaaatcaattatatcggtttggattggttcggttttgtcggatttttagggtttttcggtttttttttttacataaatattatttcaatcttccattattaaagttatagataaaattttgataagtgaatatatatttactaaaaattaaaaaataataacaaacatatgatctattaaagtgatcttatgggagaatcttttttagtaacacataatagtttattttcttagtcgtctaccGATAATTTTTGGTTGATATGTACGCTTTCAGggttaaccaaatttaataattaaacataaaaatcaatatgatacctaaataatgatatgttctatgtaattttagattatcgaaataccacttcaaattcgaaaaacatacaataaatcttgacatatgaatatgaaagaagAAAGAGATGATTGGCTTcaataacacataataagaaagtcatacaatctattatttaaagtaaataaaaatgaatgcactttatagttctattaaatattatattccatgagagaatctcaaatatttctagacatcttttaaataaaattttattaaagtcttaaaattatatataaaaaattatatatttatatgtcggtttggttcgggttttaataactcaataccaaacctagtcgggttttttaatcggtttggtttgacttttcggttcggtttgtacacccctacacATCAGTACTttcatcaataacattcattatattatcacgaacataaataaatttggtacaaaaattatcatttttataaagaactacataatacactatcagatgaccgaaaAGACGAAGcagcattgttacaaaataataaatggcgAGCTCTttcataaaatacaaaagtttgggcaattttaaataaaatatagcagtaatattttgggccaagagctggttttgggaatttgccaaaatatgaaaaaattttatgaacaaacatgTATTTGCCAAAATAAACCCAAATATTTTTTGGCAAAATGTATTGCCAAACGGCTCTTAGAGTTGAAGTTGTAGTTCGAATGTGCATTTAAATTTCAATTAAAATTTTCACTCGCAAATCTTCAATATTCACaatatttttttctctcaaaAAATTAGAACTATTCATACACAAAAGCTTTATCTACCTTATCCAGATGAAGTGATGAACACATGTTCCCGGAGTTGTAACAATTTCTTTCCCTTTGACAAGAATTCACTTCAAATGTCTTCCAATCTTCTTAAATCACATGCACAAGCCATCCATATCTCCCACCCTTTGTTCCATTTCAAACTGCCAACCTCAACTTCCTTATACTCTGTAGGATCAACACAACAACTTAACAATCTTTATCTGTCTGTCTCTTTCACAACACCCCTGCACTTAACCAAGTTCAAATCACCTCTTCAGTGTTCAGTCTCTTCTCCTACCCCACCAACTACGAAAGAAGATGCCATTTCTCAAGCAAAGTTGTCTCTTTTAACTACTTTAGAGAAACCCCTTAACAATCCTAAGCTCGTTGGAAGACTCAAGAAACTCAAACAACCAAGATTTCGTGTTGaaattccagttgttgatgaCTCCTCATCTGCACTATCTCAGCTTGCTCTTGATATTTTTGCAAACATGCCCATTAAAAGAAAAGGCCCAAAAATCAAGATTCTGCTTTTATGGCCTAACCAAAGCTTAACTCAAGCTGCACAAAAAACCTTTGAGAGTAAGTCTTCAAACCCCATtattgaaaattttgatatttcaTTAATAACAGATGATGTGGATATCAGAATGGTGAGTTCTGGAGATGTGGTTGTGTTTATGGCTCCAGAGGCTTCAAGATTAAGTGTAATGGAGGCTATTGCTGATGCTTTGTATCCAAAGCCTGTAGTGATTTTCAATCCCAAATGGGGGTTTGATGAAGAGAGTAGCTTTGGTGAATTGAGTGGATTTGTGGGTTCATTTGAGGTTGTGTATTCATTTATGGGATTAGAGGTTAAAGGAATATTGAGTAAGAGAAATGGTGTGATGTTTAAGTGTGTTAGGAATGGGGTTTTGAGTGGTGAGAAATGGTATGTCTTTGTTGAAGAAGATGGAGAACTGAAGGTGGTTTCGAGGTTTAAAACAAGGCCATCAATTGAGGAAGTTGAGAATGTTTTGTATAACTTGATGGCGATGAATTCACCAATCACAAAGTCAGCAAAGTTCTTGAAAGATTTGTTGTCAAATGTAAGGGGACAAAAGTAAAGCACAATAATTCAACTTTGTGTAGTTTTCATTAGAACTCTTTTGGTGAAAAAGGTGACTCTAATTTTTAGAACAACAGTGTCTCTCTTGATCCTTTACAACGATATTACTGTTTTGCTACCTGTTTCCTTTTCTGTCTTCCCAATAATTACAGTATTATTCCTCTAAGATGTCCATACTAGCTTTGCCAGGTTTTAGTGGATGTTACAACTTATACTCTGCTGCAATTTCACTCTCTCCACTCCCTCATCCTTACTTAAAAAGGgacaaaaatgaaaataaaggGAAGAAAGAACGAATTTTATGTCTCTCTGCAACTATGGGAGTAGAACTATTGTCTTCACAAACTAGGGCAAGTAGGCATTGACATATGTACTGTTATTGCAAGGAGGTGGAAGCTATGTATCCGCCATCTTTTGCTAGTATGGTAATTTGATCTCCTTCCTCATAATTTTGCATGATATATCCAAAAAGGTGAAAAACACATTTAGCACCATCTCAAGGACGAATCACTTACGTTATCTGTGTAAGCATTCTTTGGTGAAATTCCATATGTTGCATAATTCTAAAACCTACCGACTAAAACAAATCAGAGAACCAGAAACCCTGTAGTCATGAAAAGTTCCAGAATGTCAAGTGGTGCTGTTGCCAATTTACCATATCTCATTAAGAATTGGAAATCTTCTGGTCGTTTGATCTCTCTTCAGACTTATGTTCTCTCATTTACAAGCAACACAGCAACATACTCTGTTCCAGGTAATCTAGAGATGCTCTAATATGACAGCTTTTGATAATTTTCAGAGAAGTTAACATATTTGCACGTGCAATCCTTGTGTTTtctgaaggggagccttggtgtAACTGGTAAAGTTACTGCCATGCgatcaggaggtcacgggttcgagccgtgaaaacagcctcttgcagaaatgcaaggtaaggctgcgtacgatagactcttgtggtccggcccttcctcggaccccgtgcatagcgggagcttagtgcaccggactgccaTTTTAATGCTTGTGTTTTCTGGTAACATAGTCCTAGCACGTGCCAAAACGGCTCGATGAAATGGACACGGCCATGAAGATGAAGTGCAATTAGACAAGGAGGTAATGTCCCTAGCTGCCACAAACTTAAGTCTGAATTCAAGTTCTGCATAGGTAAAGAAAAACTTCATCACCGAATATTCCAATAAGGACTATCAAGCAGTTTCTAAAGCTATGTTGGTTTATAAAATCTGGCTTTGTCTAAACAAAACCTTAAGATTGTTTACATTTTTTTGGGTAGGAAGGTGTGAAGGTCGAGAATCAAGGAAGACAACTAGTAGGTAGTCGAGAGTATTAGTGTTAGTCTTGTATTCTGTTATTGTTAGATTTTTTAGTATTACTTGTTGTTCCTTTTGTTTCGTTTTCTCActatcttgttgttgttattgtttggtGCTATTGCTTTTCTTCTCGTCTTtcgtgagccgagggtctattggaaacaacctcccACCCttcaaggtagggataaggtctgtgtacacactactgTCCCCAattcccacttgtgggattagactgagtttgttgttgttgcaaTTTGTCGAAGTGATGGATCATTTTGGCTAACTCGCAGTTTAAGCCTTCAGGCTAGAAGTGGTATGTTTGACTTATAGTTGTTTTCCTCCATGCTTCTAGATTTAGCAATGTTGATGCTGTAGGCCCATGCATCTCACTAAATCAAAGTTCTTTGCTATGAGGGAATGAGAAAAATCCAAATGGCTTTTGAATCACTTAGTAGAAATATTTAGGTTGAGCAGGGAGATGTGCTCATCCAGCTCTTTGAGAAGTTGAGTTTTGTTCTAGATAAGTTGAGCAATGTTTTAATTTCCAGATGGCTACAACACAAAGAGCTAGAAAGGTATTGTTTGGTACCTGTCAATTTAGACACAAAAAATGCTTGGGTGAAAGACGAGAGCAATCAAATAAGGCAACAAGTTTTAAGACTGGTTCTACTATTTACAGCTTCATAGTTTATTATTTACAATGTCAAATTACTCACAATTTGAGCATCACAGTCAAGGACCCTCATACCTCTTACTTTACGTATTCACCAACAAAATACTAACACTTCCAGGAGCCTTCCACATAAATAATTGGAGGAAAGCCTGAAAAAATAACCATATTATCACTAATTAACCATAAAAATGTAGAAATTCTAACTCTTAAATAAATGAATAGACAAAACAAATGAAGTGAATTCAGAAGAtgttattcatagaaatatttgACTCATCAGAAATGAACAAAAAGAGAACAGAAGTTATCAGCATGCCGATCTATCTTCCAGAGTTCAAGCTGTTGCTACTGCACTCCTCTCACAAAAGAATGAGAGAACAGAATGAATCTCTGGAGCAGATATTGGAGCCACTACAAGCAAGCCTTAAACAAAGATCATAACATTAAAACCCCTTTGACTGACTAAATGGTGGCAGAGCAGAGCCATGTCACATATAAGCAGAGATAAGtgcaaaaacaacaacaacaacaacaacaacaacccagtataatcccactagtggggtctggggaggtagtttgtacgcagaccttacccctaccctagggtagagaggctgtttccgatagaccctcggctccctccctccaataTAACAGTTCAAATAAAACACTTATTCAAACCAAAGAAGCCACGAAAAAATTGTGCCAAGCAAAAAAGTGTCATAACATTACTCAGTTATAGCACAAAGCTGATCAgaaaaaacaaaagcaaaaaccGGGTTGCAGGTCATTACCTTCAGTTTCAATTAGACTCGCCAACTTCATCTTCGAAATGATTCTCCGTTTTGTACCAAGTAGTTTTGCGATTTACAAACTTTGATTTGTCTGCATCATGGTGCTCCTTGTGTTATTGACGAAATCTAGGCGAGTGGCTGCTTCAGGGCTGTCACTACTATTTATAAAGTCTCTACTTATATGACTTGTCATCCGAAGACTATTGCACGCGGTTTCTCTGCAATGGTGAAGTTCAATGCTGGATCCATCACTAGAGGCACAACCACTATTTAACGTAAGCTTGCTGTTTTCAGAGATCTCCGGCCTTGGAGATAACTTTTGGCCATTGTCGCTATGAACATGAAGCCTAATTTATACATTAAACAAAAAAAGAACCTCAACTTTAGATAGTGAATTTGTGTATCTACTAAAATAGATCCCTTTGAAGGAACCATCACACAAACCCAAATTTGATGGATTACTTTCCGCACAAAGGAGAATGCATCTATACGTTAAGTCAAGAAAGAATTTTGATTACCTCCCTTGTTGGGTCTTGGAAGCTTGAAGGTGATTAAAAACTGGAACTAAATGTTTTGACCTCGCCTCAACCATATGGGTTGGAATTACTTCAACCTCAGCCTCTCCACCACAACCATCAACTACATAAATCCTATCCATATCCAATGATTGAAAATATACCTggacataaaataaataaaaagataatGGAGATTTCAGCAATTACACAAGGATGGAAGCAAGATTTGCTGGATAAAGATCATGGTACCATACAACGATTAAAGTACCTCAGGTTTTGCCCACAGCGGATTTCGAGGTTTATGCATTTGAAGCTCTGCTTCAGATATGTATATGTGATGTTTTTCCTCTGAACTTATCTTTCCTTTAGTGATTGTGTCCCTAGTCTTGGAATAGAGACCACTTCCCTTTGTTATTCCTTCAGGAAATACTTTACTGCTATCAGAACTTCCAAACTCACCATATATATCAGTATTATCATCTCGTTCTTTGCAATTTTGTTTCTGGAAAATATTCCACTTTTGGATTGCCTTTACCACTAATCTTGTATCCACTTCAGGACCTGCTCCGTAAGTTGAACCAATAGCAGGAATAGTTGGTATGAAATCTAACTCAGAACACATACGCAATGCATATTGTGTCATACACCCCGGAGATGAAAACACAAGCAGGTGATAATTTGCTTTTAGAAGGCCTAAATCTGCACATTGATTAGTACTTTTGCAGTGGCGAAAAGCTGAAGTTATGGACCCAGAAAAAGAACTCGTCCATCCAGTTGCAGCAGCTGCAGCACCATTTACAGTATTTCTCCAACCATTACTTCCACTCCTTATTCGACCAACAACAGAAAGGGTCGCTGGAGGGCCAGTCTCACCGATGTTCTGTTGATTAAGCACCTGAATTTTTGAATTCGAGGCGCAATGTACTGCAAGTTTTTCCATCACACCAGAGCCATTACTCCTCGTAGTAAGACATGCATCTGAAGATCGAAAATCAACTGTTTCCCCTGAAGCAGAAATTGTAAATAAATGGCTAGTCCCTCTGGAAGAACTTATCATAATCCACTGGCTATCACTACTAAAACTTATGTCCTGTATGGCCTGAGATGTCCAAAACGATAAATTAGTTGACAACAAAATTAAACAGGAAGAGAATGCAGATGCACTACACCTACCGCATTAGTCAGTCCACGCTGCAGCCTGTAAAGATGGACATAAGATGAACCAGGATCACTAGCCGAGGTATTTTCAGATAGTATAGGCATTATCCGGAATACATTGATATTATGACCCTGAACTGAAGCTGTCACCAGAAGAGTACTGCTAGGATCAAAGCAAAGAGCTGAAATAGGACTCTTATGTGCCCTAAACTGAGCAATAAGAGCTTTGCTGACGATGTCTCTGACTATGACC
It includes:
- the LOC104115741 gene encoding kinesin-like protein KIN-14N, yielding MAPKNQNKPPLHSPFNSAGEVPAGKRRRIENPGMLSTATAARTRQALAVVNGGASDMPPTSGPPSSADSDCGIVEFSKEVIEALLTEKLKTKNKYNIKEKCGLMSEYIRRLKLCIKWFQQLEENYITEQASIKGLLELAEKKCNEIEMLMKAKEEELNSIIMELRKNIEELQEKFANEESAKLEATDSCNREKHAREAAEKLQTSLSEELKRAQQDNASANQKIQSLDISYKGLQEYNRNLQDYNSRLQKDLGTVNETLKRVETEKAAVVENLSTLRGHYTSLQEQITSSRALQDEAVKQKEALASEVGFLRGDLQKMRDDRDQQSLQVQVLTAEVIKYKECTGKSVAELDGMTIKTNQLEETCLSQCEQIKRLQQQLSFAEKRVQMSDMSSVKTKEEYEEQKNVIFDLQNRLADAETKIVEGEKLRKRLHNTILELKGNIRVFCRVRPLLSDGTVSAAGKVISFPTSTEAQGRGIDLTQNGQKLSFTFDKVFMPEASQEDVFVEISQLVQSALDGYKVCIFAYGQTGSGKTHTMVGKPDSDNQKGLIPRSLEQVFETKQSLQNQGWSYKMQVSMLEIYNETIRDLLSPSNSSGFDASRPENGGKQYAIKHDANGNTHVSDLTIVDVHCYSQVSKLFGLAAESRSVGKTHMNQQSSRSHFVFTLRISGVNENTEQQVQGVLNLIDLAGSERLSKSGSTGDRLKETQAINKSLSSLSDVIFALAKKEEHVPFRNSKLTYLLQPCLGGNSKTLMFVNVSPDPSSVGESLCSLRFAARVNACEIGIPRRQTSLRLPSDSRLSFG
- the LOC104115720 gene encoding uncharacterized protein → MNTCSRSCNNFFPFDKNSLQMSSNLLKSHAQAIHISHPLFHFKLPTSTSLYSVGSTQQLNNLYLSVSFTTPLHLTKFKSPLQCSVSSPTPPTTKEDAISQAKLSLLTTLEKPLNNPKLVGRLKKLKQPRFRVEIPVVDDSSSALSQLALDIFANMPIKRKGPKIKILLLWPNQSLTQAAQKTFESKSSNPIIENFDISLITDDVDIRMVSSGDVVVFMAPEASRLSVMEAIADALYPKPVVIFNPKWGFDEESSFGELSGFVGSFEVVYSFMGLEVKGILSKRNGVMFKCVRNGVLSGEKWYVFVEEDGELKVVSRFKTRPSIEEVENVLYNLMAMNSPITKSAKFLKDLLSNVRGQK
- the LOC104115731 gene encoding autophagy-related protein 18f-like; protein product: MGLKNSDGQMEGAKSGKSSNGFIPTSFRALSRIVSSGAATVASTVRSAASAIVDRDNDSTHDQVLWAGFDKLECEGGATRQILLLGCRYGFQVWDVEDSDNVHNLVSRQDGPVSFMQILPKPIASKKHEDKFSGSPPVLILCADTSFSGGSNIREGIGKLHDGTIQQYHDQESIGFVPTAIWFYSLTSHSYVHQLKFRSVVHLVRCSSRVIAILQAAQIHCFDAATLDREYTVVTNPVITGFSGSRSVGVGPLALGPRWMAYSGSPVTISNSGHVNPQHVTPSDSLSSPATNGSVIAHYAKESSKQLAAGIVTLGDVGYKKLARYYSDLSPDGNSSQSGNARAKILGIANGHFPGAGSVGMVIVRDIVSKALIAQFRAHKSPISALCFDPSSTLLVTASVQGHNINVFRIMPILSENTSASDPGSSYVHLYRLQRGLTNAAIQDISFSSDSQWIMISSSRGTSHLFTISASGETVDFRSSDACLTTRSNGSGVMEKLAVHCASNSKIQVLNQQNIGETGPPATLSVVGRIRSGSNGWRNTVNGAAAAATGWTSSFSGSITSAFRHCKSTNQCADLGLLKANYHLLVFSSPGCMTQYALRMCSELDFIPTIPAIGSTYGAGPEVDTRLVVKAIQKWNIFQKQNCKERDDNTDIYGEFGSSDSSKVFPEGITKGSGLYSKTRDTITKGKISSEEKHHIYISEAELQMHKPRNPLWAKPEVYFQSLDMDRIYVVDGCGGEAEVEVIPTHMVEARSKHLVPVFNHLQASKTQQGRLHVHSDNGQKLSPRPEISENSKLTLNSGCASSDGSSIELHHCRETACNSLRMTSHISRDFINSSDSPEAATRLDFVNNTRSTMMQTNQSL